One window from the genome of Anopheles merus strain MAF chromosome 3R, AmerM5.1, whole genome shotgun sequence encodes:
- the LOC121597749 gene encoding myosin heavy chain, muscle isoform X4, producing MPKPPVQVGEDPDPTEFLFVSLEQKRIDQSKPYDSKKACWVPEEKEGYVLGEIKATKGELVTVALPGGETKDFKKDLVSQVNPPKYEKCEDMSNLTYLNDASVLHNLRQRYYAKLIYTYSGLFCVVINPYKRYPLYTNRCAKMYRGKRRNEVPPHLFAVSDGAYVNMLTNHENQSMLITGESGAGKTENTKKVIAYFATIGASGKKDENAEKKGSLEDQVVQTNPVLEAFGNAKTVRNDNSSRFGKFIRIHFTGSGKLAGADIETYLLEKARVISQQTLERSYHIFYQIMSGSVKGLKEKCLLSNNIHDYHIVAQGKTTIPSVDDGEEMQITDEAFNVLGFTQEEKDNIYRITSAVMHMGRMQFKQKGREEQAEADGTEDGDRVAKLLGVGTDDLYKNLLKPRIKVGNEFVTKGQNKDQVTNSVGALCKGIFDRLFKWLVKKCNETLDTKQKRAQFIGVLDIAGFEIFDFNGFEQLCINFTNEKLQQFFNHHMFVLEQEEYQREGIEWTFIDFGMDLQQCIELIEKPMGILSILEEESMFPKATDQTFAEKLMTNHLGKSAPFMKPRPPKPGIPAGHFAIGHYAGVVSYNISGWLEKNKDPLNDTVVDQFKKGSNALMVEIFADHPGQSADPAAAKGGRGKKGAGFATVSSSYKEQLNNLMTTLKSTQPHFVRCIIPNEMKTAGVVDAHLVMHQLTCNGVLEGIRICRKGFPNRMMYPDFKLRYKILNPKAVDGLDVEKEGRKIAQLIIEAVGLNADQYRLGMTKVFFRAGVLGQMEEFRDERLSKIMSWMQAWCRGYLSRKEFKKMQEQRVSLEIVQRNLRKYLKLRTWAWWKLWQKVKPLLNVSRVEDQIAKLEEKATKAQEAYEKEEKLRKELEALNSKLLAEKTALLDSLSGEKGALQEYQEKAAKLTAQKNDLENQLRDTQERLAQEEDARNQLFQTKKKLEQEIGSQKKDAEDLELQIQKIEQDKASKDHQIRNLNDEIAHQDELINKLNKEKKMQGEVNQKTAEELQAAEDKVNHLNKVKAKLEQTLDELEDSLEREKKLRGDVEKAKRKVEGDLKLTQEAVADLERNKKELEQTVLRKDKEISALSAKLEDEQSLVGKLQKQIKELQARIEELEEEVEAERQARAKAEKQRADLARELEELGERLEEAGGATSAQIELNKKREAELAKLRRDLEEANIQHEGTLANLRKKHNDAVAEMAEQVDQLNKLKTKAEHDRANMYNELNNTRTACDQLSREKAAQEKIAKQLQHTLNEVQSKLDETNRTLNDFDASKKKLSIENSDLLRQLEDAESQVSQLSKIKISLTQQLEDTKRLADEEARERATLLGKFRNLEHDLDNLREQVEEEAEGKGDIQRQLSKANAEAQLWRSKYESEGVARAEELEEAKRKLQARLAEAEETIESLNQKCIALEKTKQRLATEVEDLQLEVDRASSIANAAEKKQKAFDKIIGEWKLKVDDLAAELDASQKECRNYSTELFRLKGAYEEGQEQLEAVRRENKNLADEVKDLLDQIGEGGRNIHEIEKSRKRLEAEKDELQAALEEAEAALEQEENKVLRAQLELSQVRQEIDRRIQEKEEEFENTRKNHQRALDSMQASLEAEAKGKAEALRMKKKLEADINELEIALDHANKANAEAQKNIKRYQQQLKDVQSALEEEQRARDDAREQLGISERRANALQNELEESRTLLEQADRGRRQAEQELSDAHEQLNEVSAQNASIAAAKRKLESELQTLHSDLDELLNEAKNSEEKAKKAMVDAARLADELRAEQDHAQTQEKLRKALEQQIKELQVRLDEAESNALKGGKKAIQKLEQRVRELESELDSEQRRHADAQKNLRKSERRIKELTFQSEEDRKNHERMQDLVDKLQQKIKTYKRQIEEAEEIAALNLAKFRKAQQELEEAEERADIAEQAATKFRTKGGRAGSVQRGASPAPQRQPSAMPALAGLNLPTFDDHGF from the exons ATGCCAAAGCCACCAGTTCAGGTCGGAGAGGATCCCGATCCAACTGAGTTCCTTTTCGTCTCGCTCGAGCAGAAGCGTATCGATCAGAGCAAGCCGTACGATTCCAAGAAGGCTTGCTGGGTTCCGGAAGAGAAGGAGGGCTATGTGTTGGGTGAAATCAAGGCCACCAAGGGTGAGCTGGTCACCGTTGCCCTGCCCGGTGGTGAG ACCAAGGACTTCAAGAAGGACTTGGTGTCCCAGGTCAACCCACCGAAATACGAGAAATGCGAGGATATGTCCAACTTGACATATCTTAACGATGCCTCTGTACTCCATAACTTGAGACAGAGATACTACGCTAAGCTTATCTAC ACCTACTCGGGCTTGTTCTGCGTTGTCATCAACCCGTACAAGCGTTACCCGCTGTATACCAACCGTTGCGCCAAGATGTACCGTGGCAAGCGCCGTAATGAAGTGCCGCCGCATCTGTTCGCCGTCTCTGACGGTGCCTACGTCAACATGTTGACGAACCACGAGAACCAGTCTATGCTGATTACCGGTGAATCTGGTGCCGGAAAGACTGAGAACACCAAGAAGGTCATTGCGTACTTCGCCACCATTGGCGCTTCGGGCAAGAAGGACGAGAACGCCGAGAAGAAGGGCTCGCTGGAAGATCAGGTCGTCCAGACTAACCCCGTACTTGAGGCCTTCGGTAACGCCAAGACCGTCCGTAACGATAACTCGTCTCGTTTC GGTAAGTTCATCCGTATCCACTTCACTGGAAGCGGTAAGCTGGCTGGTGCCGATATTGAGACTTACCTGCTGGAGAAAGCCCGTGTCATCTCGCAGCAGACTCTGGAGCGCTCGTACCACATCTTCTACCAGATTATGTCTGGATCCGTCAAGGGATTGAAAG AAAAATGTTTACTCTCCAACAACATCCATGACTACCATATCGTGGCCCAGGGCAAAACGACAATCCCGAGCGTAGACGATGGAGAAGAAATGCAGATCACCGAT GAAGCCTTCAACGTTCTGGGTTTCACTCAGGAGGAGAAGGACAACATCTACCGTATCACTTCCGCTGTCATGCACATGGGTCGTATGCAGTTCAAGCAGAAGGGTCGCGAAGAGCAGGCTGAGGCTGACGGTACCGAGGATGGTGACCGTGTTGCTAAGCTGCTCGGTGTCGGCACTGACGATCTGTACAAGAATCTGCTGAAGCCACGTATTAAGGTCGGTAACGAGTTCGTCACCAAGGGTCAGAACAAGGACCAGGTCACCAACTCGGTCGGTGCCCTTTGCAAGGGTATCTTCGATCGTCTCTTCAAGTGGCTGGTCAAGAAGTGTAACGAGACTCTGGACACCAAGCAGAAGCGCGCTCAGTTCATTGGTGTGCTGGATATTGCAGGTTTCGAAATCTTCGAC TTTAACGGATTTGAGCAGCTGTGTATTAACTTCACGAACGAGAAGCTGCAGCAGTTCTTCAACCACCACATGTTCGTGCTGGAACAGGAAGAGTATCAGCGCGAGGGTATCGAATGGACCTTCATCGATTTCGGCATGGATCTGCAGCAGTGTATTGAACTGATCGAGAAG CCCATGGGTATCCTGTCGATTCTTGAGGAAGAGTCTATGTTCCCGAAGGCCACTGATCAGACCTTCGCTGAGAAGCTGATGACGAACCATCTCGGCAAGTCGGCTCCGTTCATGAAGCCGCGCCCACCGAAGCCAGGCATCCCGGCCGGTCACTTCGCCATTGGTCACTACGCTGGTGTTGTGTCGTACAATATCAGTGGATGGCTTGAGAAGAACAAGGATCCGCTGAACGACACTGTCGTCGATCAGTTCAAGAAGGGTAGCAACGCCCTGATGGTTGAGATCTTCGCTGATCACCCAGGCCAGTCGGCTGATCCGGCCGCCGCCAAGGGAGGTCGAGGCAAGAAGGGTGCTGGTTTCGCCACTGTCTCGTCCTCGTACAAGGAACAGCTGAACAACCTGATGACGACGCTGAAGTCTACTCAGCCTCACTTCGTCCGTTGTATCATTCCCAACGAAATGAAGACGGCCGGTGTCGTTGATGCTCACTTGGTCATGCACCAGCTGACTTGTAACGGTGTACTTGAAGGTATCCGTATTTGCCGTAAGGGCTTCCCTAACCGCATGATGTACCCTGACTTCAAGCTGCG CTACAAAATCCTGAATCCCAAAGCCGTCGACGGTTTGGACGTTGAAAAGGAGGGTCGCAAAATTGCTCAATTGATCATCGAAGCCGTTGGGCTGAATGCCGATCAGTACCGTTTGGGAATGACCAAG GTGTTCTTCCGTGCCGGTGTCCTGGGTCAGATGGAGGAGTTCCGTGATGAGCGTCTCAGCAAGATCATGTCCTGGATGCAGGCTTGGTGCCGCGGTTACCTGTCGCGTAAGGAGTTCAAGAAGATGCAGGAGCAGCGCGTCTCCCTGGAGATCGTCCAGCGCAATCTGCGCAAGTACCTGAAGCTGCGTACCTGGGCCTGGTGGAAGCTGTGGCAGAAGGTCAAGCCTCTGCTTAACGTTTCCCGTGTTGAGGACCAGATTGCT AAACTAGAAGAGAAGGCCACGAAGGCTCAGGAGGCCTATGAGAAGGAAGAGAAGCTGCGCAAGGAACTGGAGGCTCTCAACAGCAAGCTGCTGGCTGAGAAGACCGCTCTCTTGGACTCGCTATCCGGTGAGAAGGGTGCCCTCCAGGAATACCAGGAGAAGGCCGCCAAGCTGACCGCCCAGAAGAACGACCTGGAGAACCAGCTGCGC GACACCCAGGAGCGCCTGGCCCAGGAAGAGGATGCCCGCAACCAGCTCTTCCAGACCAAGAAGAAGTTGGAGCAGGAAATCGGCAGCCAGAAGAAGGATGCTGAGGACCTGGAACTGCAGATCCAGAAGATTGAGCAGGACAAGGCCTCGAAGGATCACCAGATCCGCAACCTGAACGATGAGATCGCCCACCAGGATGAGCTCATCAACAAGCTGAACAAGGAGAAGAAGATGCAGGGTGAGGTCAACCAGAAGACCGCCGAAGAGCTGCAGGCCGCCGAAGACAAGGTGAACCACCTGAACAAGGTGAAGGCCAAGCTGGAGCAGACTCTCGATGAGCTGGAGGACTCGCTTGAGCGCGAGAAGAAGCTGCGCGGTGATGTCGAGAAGGCTAAGCGCAAGGTTGAGGGTGACCTCAAGCTGACCCAGGAGGCTGTTGCCGATCTGGAGCGCAACAAGAAGGAGCTGGAGCAGACCGTCCTGCGCAAGGATAAGGAGATCTCCGCCCTGTCTGCCAAGCTGGAAGACGAGCAGTCGCTGGTTGGCAAGCTGCAGAAGCAGATCAAGGAACTGCAGGCTCGCATTGAGGAGCTCGAGGAGGAAGTCGAGGCCGAGCGTCAGGCCCGCGCCAAGGCTGAGAAGCAGCGTGCTGATCTGGCCCGTGAGCTCGAGGAGCTGGGCGAGCGTTTGGAGGAGGCTGGTGGTGCCACCTCGGCCCAGATTGAGCTGAACAAGAAGCGTGAGGCTGAGCTGGCTAAGCTGCGCCGCGATCTGGAGGAAGCCAACATCCAGCATGAGGGCACTCTGGCTAACCTGCGCAAGAAGCACAACGATGCCGTCGCTGAGATGGCCGAGCAGGTCGATCAGCTGAACAAACTGAAGACCAA GGCTGAACATGACCGCGCTAACATGTACAATGAGCTGAACAACACTCGTACTGCCTGCGATCAGCTGTCCCGCGAAAAG GCCGCCCAGGAGAAGATCGCCAAGCAGCTGCAGCACACTCTGAACGAAGTACAAAGCAAGTTGGACGAAACCAACCGCACTCTGAACGATTTCGATGCCTCCAAGAAGAAGCTGTCGATCGAGAACTCCGATCTGCTGCGCCAGCTGGAGGACGCCGAGTCGCAGGTGTCGCAGCTGAGCAAGATCAAGATCTCGCTCACTCAGCAGCTCGAGGATACCAAGCGTCTTGCCGACGAGGAGGCTCGCGAGCGCGCCACCCTGCTGGGCAAGTTCCGCAACCTGGAGCACGACCTGGACAACCTGCGCGAGCAGGTTGAGGAGGAGGCTGAGGGCAAGGGAGACATCCAGCGCCAGCTCAGCAAGGCCAACGCTGAGGCTCAGCTGTGGCGCAGCAAGTACGAGTCGGAGGGCGTTGCCCGTGCCGAGGAGCTCGAGGAGGCCAAGCGTAAGCTGCAGGCCCGCCTTGCCGAGGCTGAGGAGACCATCGAGTCGCTGAACCAGAAGTGCATTGCACTGGAGAAGACCAAGCAGCGCCTGGCCACCGAGGTCGAGGATCTGCAGCTCGAGGTTGACCGTGCCTCGTCGATTGCCAACGCTGCtgagaagaagcagaaggcGTTCGACAAAATCATTGGAGAATGGAAGCTGAAGGTCGACGATCTGGCCGCCGAGCTGGATGCCTCGCAGAAGGAGTGCCGCAACTACTCGACCGAGCTGTTCCGTCTGAAGGGTGCCTACGAGGAGGGCCAGGAGCAGCTTGAAGCCGTCCGCCGTGAGAACAAGAACTTGGCCGATGAGGTCAAGGATCTGCTGGACCAGATCGGTGAGGGTGGCCGCAACATCCACGAGATTGAGAAGTCGCGTAAGCGCCTGGAGGCCGAGAAGGACGAGCTGCAGGCCGCCCTCGAGGAGGCTGAAGCCGCCCTGGAGCAGGAGGAGAACAAGGTTCTGCGTGCTCAACTTGAACTGTCTCAGGTCCGTCAAGAAATTGACCGCCGCATCCAGGAGAAGGAAGAAGAGTTCGAGAACACTCGCAAGAACCACCAGCGCGCCCTGGACTCGATGCAGGCTTCCCTGGAGGCCGAAGCCAAGGGTAAGGCCGAGGCTCTGCGTATGAAGAAGAAGCTGGAAGCCGACATCAACGAGCTGGAGATTGCTCTGGATCACGCCAACAAG GCTAACGCTGAGGCCCAGAAGAACATCAAGcgctaccagcagcagctgaaggACGTCCAGAGCGCCCTGGAGGAGGAACAGCGCGCCCGCGACGATGCCCGCGAGCAGCTGGGTATCTCGGAGCGCCGTGCCAACGCTCTCCAGAACGAACTGGAGGAGTCGCGCACCCTGTTGGAACAGGCCGACCGTGGCCGTCGCCAGGCCGAGCAGGAGCTCAGTGATGCTCACGAGCAGCTGAACGAAGTGTCCGCCCAGAACGCTTCGATCGCCGCCGCCAAGAGGAAGCTCGAGTCTGAGCTGCAGACCCTGCACTCCGACCTGGATGAGCTGCTGAACGAGGCCAAGAACTCCGAGGAGAAGGCCAAGAAGGCTATGGTTGATGCCGCTCGTCTGGCTGATGAGCTGCGCGCCGAGCAGGACCATGCCCAGACCCAGGAGAAGCTGCGCAAGGCGCTTGAGCAGCAGATCAAGGAGCTGCAGGTCCGCCTGGATGAGGCCGAATCGAACGCCCTGAAGGGAGGCAAGAAGGCCATTCAGAAGCTGGAGCAGCGCGTCCGCGAGCTCGAGTCGGAGCTGGACAGCGAACAGAGACGACATGCCGATGCCCAGAAGAACCTGCGCAAGTCGGAGCGTCGCATCAAGGAGCTGACCTTCCAGTCGGAGGAAGACCGCAAGAACCACGAGCGCATGCAGGATCTGGTTGACAAGCTGCAGCAGAAGATCAAGACTTACAAGAGGCAGATTGAGGAAGCCGAGGAGATCGCCGCCCTCAACTTGGCCAAGTTCCGCAAGGCCCAGCAGGAGCTGGAGGAAGCCGAGGAGCGTGCCGACATTGCCGAACAAGCTGCCACCAAATTCCGCACCAAGGGAGGACGTGCCGGTTCCGTACAGCGTGGTGCTAGCCCAGCA CCCCAGAGACAGCCGTCTGCCATGCCTGCTCTTGCAGGACTGAACCTTCCCACATTCGACGATCACGGTTTCTAA